One Sinorhizobium mexicanum genomic region harbors:
- a CDS encoding magnesium and cobalt transport protein CorA, with amino-acid sequence MASEATAVPGRAAGVTKAEAAVPPTRPGVVAAAVYQDGQRLRDIEIEEAGQWRGRENVVIWIGLHEPDKALLRQVQAEFDLHDLAIEDAGKAHQRPKLEIYGDAIFVVARTAHMADDQIAFGETHLFVGRGYIVSVRHGASTSYMAVRQRCESSPAALAHGENYILYSILDFIVDNYMPVVETIHVEVEELEDKLLRDRLDKADIERLYLLRRNLLRLRNAVVPLVDVCRRHEHLELPGMDVAMQPLFRDVTDHVRRVQEDIDALREVLAFTFEASLMIGQSEQTEISRKLASWAAILAVPTAIAGIYGMNFDDMPELRFRYGYFVVLAIIVGLCVTLYRFFRRARWL; translated from the coding sequence ATGGCATCGGAAGCAACGGCGGTCCCCGGCCGTGCGGCAGGCGTGACAAAGGCCGAGGCGGCAGTTCCGCCGACCCGCCCGGGGGTCGTCGCTGCTGCGGTCTACCAGGACGGGCAGCGCCTGCGTGACATAGAGATCGAAGAGGCAGGGCAATGGCGAGGTCGCGAAAACGTCGTCATCTGGATCGGCCTGCACGAACCCGACAAGGCACTGTTGCGCCAGGTGCAGGCTGAATTCGATCTCCACGACTTGGCGATCGAAGACGCCGGGAAGGCGCACCAGCGTCCAAAGCTCGAAATCTACGGCGACGCAATCTTCGTCGTGGCACGCACCGCCCACATGGCCGACGATCAAATCGCATTCGGCGAAACGCATCTTTTCGTGGGTCGCGGCTACATTGTTTCCGTTCGTCATGGGGCATCGACCTCTTATATGGCCGTCAGGCAGAGATGCGAATCCTCGCCAGCGGCACTCGCGCACGGTGAGAATTACATCCTTTATTCGATCCTCGATTTCATCGTCGACAACTACATGCCTGTGGTGGAAACGATCCATGTGGAGGTCGAAGAACTCGAGGACAAGCTCTTGCGCGACCGGTTGGATAAGGCGGACATCGAACGGCTTTATCTGCTGCGCCGAAATCTCTTGCGCCTGCGCAATGCGGTGGTGCCACTGGTGGATGTGTGCCGTCGGCACGAGCACCTTGAACTTCCAGGCATGGATGTGGCTATGCAGCCCTTGTTCCGGGATGTGACCGATCATGTTCGGCGGGTCCAGGAAGACATCGATGCCTTGCGCGAAGTGCTTGCCTTCACCTTCGAGGCGAGCCTGATGATCGGCCAGTCGGAGCAGACGGAAATCTCGCGCAAGCTTGCTTCATGGGCAGCCATTCTTGCCGTTCCGACGGCGATTGCCGGAATCTACGGCATGAACTTCGACGACATGCCCGAGCTCAGGTTCCGCTACGGCTATTTTGTCGTACTGGCCATAATTGTCGGCCTGTGCGTCACACTCTACCGCTTCTTCCGGCGTGCCAGATGGCTTTGA
- the radC gene encoding RadC family protein: MTRTPPLSEGELQPTDERQFFAPQKARVDDAEVNSAPLAEAHYHGHRDRLRDRYREHGDAALADYEVLELILFRLIPRRDTKPIAKALLARFGTLAGVFGAPLNLLQEIKGVGESVALDLKLIATASHRMLKSELRDKQVLSSWSAVIDYCHAAMAHETHEQFRILFLDKRNALIADEVQQRGTIDHTPVYPREVIRRALELSATALILVHNHPSGDPTPSRADIEMTKLIAEAAKPLGIALHDHIIIGKDGHASLKGLRLF, translated from the coding sequence GTGACGAGAACCCCGCCCCTCTCCGAAGGCGAACTGCAGCCGACGGACGAGCGGCAGTTCTTTGCACCGCAGAAAGCGCGGGTCGACGACGCCGAAGTAAACTCTGCCCCTCTCGCGGAAGCACATTATCACGGCCATCGCGATCGTCTGCGCGACCGCTACCGAGAACATGGTGATGCAGCGCTCGCGGATTACGAGGTACTGGAACTCATCCTGTTCAGGCTGATCCCCCGTCGCGATACGAAGCCTATCGCCAAGGCGCTGCTGGCCCGCTTCGGAACACTCGCAGGCGTTTTCGGCGCGCCGCTCAATCTGCTGCAGGAGATCAAGGGTGTCGGCGAGTCGGTCGCGCTTGATCTCAAGCTCATCGCCACAGCCAGCCACCGGATGCTGAAGAGCGAGTTGCGCGACAAGCAGGTCCTGTCATCCTGGAGCGCCGTCATCGACTATTGCCATGCGGCGATGGCACATGAGACCCACGAGCAGTTTCGCATCCTCTTCCTCGACAAGCGCAATGCGCTGATTGCCGATGAAGTCCAGCAGAGAGGCACGATCGACCACACGCCAGTCTATCCGCGTGAGGTGATCAGGCGTGCGCTTGAACTATCCGCGACCGCACTGATCCTCGTCCACAACCATCCCTCCGGCGACCCGACGCCTTCTCGTGCAGATATCGAAATGACCAAGCTGATCGCCGAAGCCGCCAAACCGCTCGGCATCGCTCTTCACGATCACATCATCATCGGCAAGGACGGGCACGCGAGCCTCAAGGGCCTTCGGTTGTTTTAG
- the map gene encoding type I methionyl aminopeptidase produces the protein MVTYIEAGAAPYKNTGVIRLYGPDDFEGMRKACQVTARCLDELVSRVQPGVTTEEIDRFVFEFGMDHGALPATLNYRGYTKSSCTSINHVVCHGIPNEKPLREGDIVNIDVTYVVDGWHGDSSRMYPVGEVKRAAERLLDVTHECLMRGIAAVRPGARTGAIGEAIQAYAESERCSVVRDFCGHGVGRLFHDAPNILHYGRANEGPELREGMIFTIEPMINLGRPHVKVLSDGWTAVTRDRSLSAQYEHTVGVTAEGCEIFTLSPAGLFKPGVAAVGNA, from the coding sequence ATGGTAACCTATATCGAGGCCGGCGCTGCCCCCTACAAGAACACCGGCGTCATCCGTCTTTACGGGCCGGATGATTTCGAAGGCATGCGCAAGGCCTGTCAGGTGACTGCGCGTTGCCTGGACGAACTGGTATCCCGCGTACAGCCAGGCGTAACGACAGAAGAGATCGATCGCTTCGTTTTCGAGTTCGGCATGGACCACGGCGCGCTTCCCGCCACGCTCAACTACCGGGGCTATACAAAATCGTCGTGTACGTCGATCAATCACGTTGTCTGCCATGGCATCCCCAATGAAAAACCCTTACGCGAAGGCGACATCGTCAACATCGATGTCACCTATGTCGTTGATGGCTGGCACGGCGATTCCAGCCGCATGTATCCCGTCGGGGAAGTCAAGCGTGCGGCAGAGCGGCTGCTCGATGTCACGCACGAATGCCTGATGCGCGGCATCGCGGCTGTGCGGCCCGGGGCACGCACCGGTGCGATCGGCGAGGCCATCCAGGCCTATGCAGAGTCCGAGCGCTGTTCTGTGGTGCGCGACTTTTGCGGCCACGGCGTCGGCCGGCTGTTTCACGACGCTCCGAACATCTTGCATTATGGTCGCGCCAATGAAGGCCCCGAGCTGCGCGAGGGCATGATCTTTACCATCGAGCCTATGATCAATCTGGGCCGGCCGCACGTGAAGGTTCTGTCGGATGGCTGGACCGCCGTCACACGCGACCGTTCGCTTTCGGCACAATACGAACATACGGTGGGCGTTACCGCGGAAGGCTGCGAGATCTTCACGCTTTCGCCAGCCGGTCTGTTCAAGCCCGGCGTCGCTGCCGTGGGCAACGCGTGA
- the sfsA gene encoding DNA/RNA nuclease SfsA, with amino-acid sequence MNFSRPLVPATLVQRYKRFLFDAVLTDGTRITGSCPNTGSMRGLTTPGSPIWLSEHDSPTRKYRHMLEIVEADGTLVGINTGLPNRLAEEAIAAGLVGDLHTYATVRREQKYGRNSRIDILLSDPTKGLAYVEVKNVHFSRDRGLAEFPDSPTERGAKHLEELGDMVEAGHRAIMLYLVQRHDCDVFRICRELDPVYARAFERAATRGVETYAIKCAISPSQIAPTGAMLVDEPALADL; translated from the coding sequence GTGAATTTCTCCCGTCCGCTCGTTCCAGCCACGCTTGTGCAGCGTTACAAGCGCTTCCTATTCGATGCCGTTCTTACCGATGGAACGAGGATTACCGGCTCGTGCCCGAACACCGGCTCGATGCGCGGATTGACCACTCCTGGCTCCCCTATCTGGCTTTCCGAGCACGACAGCCCGACACGGAAATACCGCCATATGCTGGAAATCGTCGAAGCGGACGGAACACTCGTCGGCATCAACACCGGACTGCCGAACCGGCTTGCCGAGGAAGCGATCGCTGCTGGACTCGTCGGCGACCTCCACACCTATGCGACAGTGCGGCGCGAGCAGAAGTACGGCCGCAACTCCAGGATCGACATTCTTCTCAGCGACCCCACAAAGGGGCTTGCCTATGTAGAGGTGAAGAACGTCCACTTCAGCCGCGACCGGGGCCTCGCTGAATTCCCCGATAGTCCGACTGAGCGGGGCGCCAAGCATCTCGAAGAACTCGGCGACATGGTAGAGGCCGGCCACCGCGCAATCATGCTCTACCTTGTCCAAAGACACGATTGCGATGTCTTCCGGATATGCCGCGAGCTCGATCCGGTCTATGCTCGTGCATTCGAACGCGCTGCCACACGCGGTGTCGAGACCTATGCCATCAAATGCGCGATATCGCCCTCGCAAATAGCACCGACGGGGGCGATGCTAGTGGACGAACCCGCCCTCGCTGATTTATGA
- the phaC gene encoding poly(3-hydroxyalkanoate) polymerase subunit PhaC produces the protein MTADRKAEDGGGKSGFAGFDPKSVEPYIVKDPESLAVNLARAAEQLGKAASAWLAPRETGEKTDGFAEPVSDMVKTLSKISEYWLSDPRRTLEAQTHLMGSFFDIWSRSLQRMAGDIATDPSSIERTDKRFADEDWVKNPFFDFIRQAYFATSDWAEKMVNDAEGLDDHTKHKAAFYVRQISSALSPTNFVTTNPQLYRETVASSGANLVKGMQMFAEDIAAGRGDLKLRQTDTSKFAIGENIAITPGKVIAQSDVCQVIQYEASTETVLKRPLLICPPWINKFYVLDLNPQKSFIKWAVDQGHTVFVISWVNPDERHASKDWEAYAREGIGFALDIIEQATGERDVNAIGYCVGGTLLAATLALHAAEGDDRIRSATLFTTQVDFTYAGDLKVFVDDDQISQIERKMSATGYLEGSKMATAFNMLRASELIWPYFVNNYLKGQEPLPFDLLYWNSDSTRMPAANHSFYLRNCYLENKLSRGEMVLAGRKISLADVKIPIYNLATKEDHIAPAKSVFLGSSSFGGKVTFVLSGSGHIAGVVNPPDKGKYQYWTGGPAKGNVDDWLGKAKETPGSWWPHWHGWVEKLDKKRVPARKPGGPLNSLEEAPGSYVRARA, from the coding sequence GTGACAGCAGACAGGAAGGCCGAGGACGGCGGTGGTAAGAGCGGTTTTGCCGGCTTTGATCCGAAATCGGTCGAGCCCTACATCGTCAAGGATCCAGAAAGCCTGGCCGTCAACCTAGCCCGCGCAGCAGAACAACTCGGCAAGGCAGCGTCCGCATGGCTTGCCCCGCGCGAAACCGGCGAGAAGACAGACGGCTTTGCCGAGCCGGTTTCCGACATGGTCAAGACACTCTCCAAGATCTCGGAATATTGGCTTTCCGATCCGCGTCGGACGCTGGAAGCCCAAACACACCTCATGGGCAGTTTCTTCGACATCTGGTCGCGTTCGCTCCAGCGGATGGCCGGGGACATCGCCACGGATCCGTCCAGCATCGAGCGCACCGACAAGCGCTTTGCGGACGAGGACTGGGTGAAAAATCCGTTCTTCGATTTCATTCGCCAGGCCTATTTCGCGACCTCGGACTGGGCGGAGAAAATGGTCAATGACGCCGAGGGGCTCGACGATCATACCAAGCACAAGGCGGCGTTCTACGTGCGCCAGATATCGAGCGCCCTCTCTCCGACCAATTTCGTGACGACCAACCCGCAGCTCTATCGCGAAACCGTGGCCTCAAGCGGTGCCAACCTTGTCAAGGGCATGCAGATGTTTGCGGAAGACATCGCTGCCGGGCGCGGTGATCTCAAGCTGCGGCAGACGGATACGAGCAAGTTCGCCATCGGCGAAAACATCGCGATTACGCCCGGCAAGGTGATCGCCCAGAGCGATGTCTGCCAGGTGATCCAATATGAAGCGAGCACCGAGACGGTGCTCAAGCGGCCGCTGCTGATCTGCCCGCCGTGGATCAACAAATTCTACGTGCTCGACCTCAACCCGCAGAAGTCCTTCATCAAGTGGGCGGTCGACCAGGGCCATACGGTGTTCGTTATCTCCTGGGTCAATCCTGATGAGCGCCATGCCTCGAAGGACTGGGAGGCTTATGCGCGCGAAGGTATCGGCTTTGCCCTGGACATCATTGAGCAGGCGACCGGAGAACGCGACGTCAATGCCATCGGTTACTGTGTCGGCGGCACGCTGCTTGCTGCCACGCTGGCACTCCACGCCGCGGAGGGCGATGACCGTATCCGCTCGGCGACGCTGTTCACGACGCAAGTGGACTTCACCTATGCCGGCGACCTCAAGGTCTTCGTCGACGATGACCAGATCAGCCAGATCGAGCGCAAGATGAGTGCGACCGGCTATCTCGAAGGCTCGAAGATGGCCACAGCCTTCAACATGCTCAGGGCGTCCGAGTTGATCTGGCCGTATTTCGTCAACAACTATCTGAAGGGCCAGGAACCCCTCCCCTTCGACCTGCTCTACTGGAATTCCGATTCAACGCGGATGCCCGCAGCCAACCACTCCTTCTACCTTCGCAACTGCTACCTGGAGAACAAGCTCTCCAGAGGCGAGATGGTGCTTGCTGGCCGGAAGATCTCGCTCGCTGACGTGAAAATCCCGATCTACAACCTGGCAACGAAGGAAGATCACATCGCGCCTGCCAAATCGGTATTCCTCGGCAGCAGCTCTTTCGGCGGCAAGGTCACATTCGTCCTGTCGGGTTCGGGCCATATCGCCGGCGTCGTCAACCCACCGGACAAAGGCAAGTATCAATACTGGACCGGTGGCCCGGCCAAGGGCAACGTCGACGACTGGCTGGGCAAGGCAAAGGAAACACCGGGTTCCTGGTGGCCGCACTGGCATGGCTGGGTTGAAAAGCTCGACAAGAAACGCGTCCCGGCCCGAAAACCCGGCGGCCCGCTCAACTCGCTCGAGGAAGCACCGGGTTCCTACGTACGTGCCCGGGCCTGA
- a CDS encoding SHOCT domain-containing protein, producing MLVVGKQGSGSWVLGLLLAGALAGCSSTAKLATYPSVYGQKPAANAQLTDEEAVSMQTRLTALAAAHKSGSISEAEYQRRLKELQLLAEQHGADTLKQIAN from the coding sequence ATGCTTGTCGTCGGAAAACAGGGCTCGGGATCTTGGGTTTTGGGATTGCTCCTCGCGGGTGCCCTTGCCGGATGCAGTTCGACAGCCAAACTGGCTACCTATCCATCCGTTTATGGGCAAAAGCCGGCCGCGAACGCCCAGCTGACCGATGAAGAGGCAGTCTCTATGCAAACCCGGTTGACGGCGCTTGCCGCTGCTCACAAATCCGGTTCGATCTCAGAGGCTGAATACCAGCGGCGCTTGAAGGAATTGCAGTTGCTGGCCGAGCAGCATGGGGCCGACACGCTGAAACAGATCGCGAATTAG
- a CDS encoding LL-diaminopimelate aminotransferase encodes MEEFHKVRRLPPYVFEQVNRLKASARAAGADIIDLGMGNPDLPTPQSIVDKLCEVVQDPRTHRYSSSKGIPGLRRAQAAYYARRFGVKLNPETQVVATLGSKEGFANMAQAITAPGDVILCPNPTYPIHAFGFLMAGGVIRSISVEPDDSFFGPLERAVRHSIPKPLALILNYPSNPTAQVATLDFYKEVIAFAKKHDIIVLSDLAYSEIYFDDVPPPSVLEVPGAIDVTVEFTSMSKTFSMPGWRMGFAVGNERLIAALTRVKSYLDYGAFTPIQVAATQALNGDGSDIAEVRNIYKRRRDVMVESFGKAGFEVPPPPATMFAWAKIPEKFRHLGSLEFSKLLVEKADVAVAPGIGFGEQGDDYVRLALVENEHRIRQAARNIKRFLSAADETMHNVISLNAHR; translated from the coding sequence ATGGAAGAGTTTCACAAAGTCCGGCGTTTGCCGCCCTATGTTTTCGAACAGGTCAACCGTTTGAAAGCAAGCGCGCGAGCGGCCGGTGCTGACATCATCGACCTCGGCATGGGCAATCCAGATCTTCCAACCCCGCAATCGATCGTCGACAAGCTTTGCGAGGTCGTCCAGGATCCGCGCACACATCGTTACTCGTCATCGAAGGGTATTCCCGGGCTGCGTCGGGCCCAGGCCGCTTACTATGCCCGTCGCTTCGGCGTCAAACTCAATCCCGAGACCCAGGTCGTCGCGACGCTAGGTTCCAAGGAAGGCTTCGCCAACATGGCGCAGGCGATCACCGCGCCCGGTGACGTCATCCTGTGCCCGAATCCGACCTATCCCATCCACGCCTTTGGCTTCCTGATGGCAGGTGGCGTGATCCGTTCCATTTCAGTGGAACCGGACGACAGTTTCTTCGGGCCGCTGGAGCGGGCCGTGCGGCATTCGATCCCGAAGCCCCTGGCGCTGATCCTCAACTACCCGTCGAACCCGACGGCACAAGTGGCCACGCTCGACTTCTACAAGGAAGTCATCGCGTTTGCGAAGAAGCACGACATCATCGTGCTCTCGGATCTCGCCTATTCGGAAATCTATTTCGATGACGTGCCGCCACCCTCGGTGCTGGAGGTGCCTGGCGCGATCGACGTGACGGTCGAGTTCACGTCGATGTCGAAGACGTTCTCCATGCCCGGCTGGCGCATGGGCTTTGCGGTCGGCAACGAGCGGTTGATCGCAGCGCTGACGCGGGTCAAGTCCTACCTCGACTATGGCGCGTTTACGCCGATCCAGGTTGCCGCGACGCAGGCGCTCAACGGTGACGGCAGCGACATTGCCGAGGTGCGCAACATCTATAAGCGCCGGCGCGACGTGATGGTTGAGAGCTTCGGCAAGGCGGGCTTCGAAGTGCCGCCGCCTCCGGCGACCATGTTTGCCTGGGCAAAGATCCCCGAGAAGTTCCGGCATCTCGGTTCGCTCGAGTTCTCTAAGCTGCTCGTCGAAAAGGCGGATGTCGCCGTCGCGCCCGGTATCGGCTTCGGCGAGCAAGGCGACGACTATGTCCGTCTGGCCCTCGTGGAGAACGAGCACCGCATCCGGCAGGCAGCACGCAATATCAAGCGCTTCCTGTCCGCTGCCGATGAGACGATGCACAACGTCATCTCGCTTAACGCACACCGGTAG
- a CDS encoding homoserine dehydrogenase → MSDALKIGIAGLGTVGASLVRILQDRHEMLATTCGRAIEIMAVTARDRSRDRGVKLANIKWFDDAVSLASEADIDVFIELMGGAGDPAYSAVKAALQRGIHVVTANKALLAAHGIELAGIAEEHGALLNYEAAVAGGIPVIKALRESMTGNTVSRVYGIMNGTCNYILTKMEKEGLSFEDCLKEAQRLGYAEADPAFDIEGNDTAHKLSILTSLAFGTAIAADDIYLEGITNISIEDIQAAADLGYRIKLLGVAQRTESGIEQRVHPTMVPYDSVIAQVDGVTNAVAIESDILGELLMVGPGAGGNATASAVLGDIADIAKSRPGAQHVPAFGRPATALLPYKRARIQSHEGGYFIRLKVLDRTGVFANIAGHMAENDISLESIMQHSKHYADPAEPKTIILVTHATHEASVRKAIVAIKGEGYLVGEPQVIRIERPKAG, encoded by the coding sequence ATGTCAGATGCCCTCAAAATCGGCATTGCGGGCTTGGGGACCGTCGGTGCCTCGCTCGTGCGGATTCTCCAGGATCGTCATGAGATGCTGGCAACCACGTGCGGTCGGGCGATCGAGATCATGGCGGTGACGGCGAGGGACCGATCGAGGGACCGCGGCGTGAAACTCGCGAACATCAAGTGGTTCGATGATGCCGTTTCGCTGGCGTCCGAAGCGGATATCGACGTTTTCATTGAGTTAATGGGCGGTGCCGGGGATCCGGCCTATTCGGCCGTGAAAGCCGCTCTACAGCGCGGTATTCACGTGGTCACCGCCAACAAGGCGCTGCTGGCCGCCCATGGCATCGAGCTTGCCGGCATCGCGGAAGAGCATGGTGCACTGCTCAACTATGAGGCGGCGGTTGCCGGTGGCATTCCGGTCATCAAGGCGCTTCGCGAGTCCATGACGGGTAACACCGTCTCGCGCGTCTATGGCATCATGAACGGCACCTGCAACTACATCCTGACGAAGATGGAGAAGGAAGGGCTTTCGTTCGAAGACTGCCTGAAGGAAGCCCAGCGCCTGGGCTATGCCGAAGCGGATCCGGCCTTCGACATTGAGGGCAATGATACGGCGCACAAGCTCTCGATCCTGACCAGCCTCGCCTTCGGCACGGCAATCGCCGCCGATGACATCTATCTCGAAGGCATCACCAACATCTCGATTGAGGACATCCAGGCGGCGGCCGACCTCGGCTACCGCATCAAGCTGCTCGGCGTCGCGCAGCGCACCGAAAGCGGCATCGAGCAGCGCGTTCATCCGACGATGGTGCCTTACGATTCCGTCATCGCGCAGGTCGACGGTGTAACGAACGCGGTTGCGATCGAATCCGATATTCTTGGCGAGTTGCTGATGGTCGGTCCCGGTGCCGGCGGCAACGCGACTGCTTCGGCCGTGCTCGGCGACATCGCCGATATCGCCAAGAGCCGTCCAGGCGCACAACACGTACCGGCTTTCGGGCGCCCGGCAACCGCGCTGTTGCCCTACAAGCGGGCCCGCATACAAAGCCATGAAGGCGGCTATTTCATCCGGCTGAAAGTGCTCGACCGTACCGGCGTCTTCGCGAACATTGCGGGGCACATGGCTGAAAACGATATCTCGCTCGAATCGATCATGCAGCATTCCAAGCACTATGCGGATCCTGCCGAACCGAAGACGATCATCCTGGTCACGCATGCCACGCATGAAGCTTCCGTGCGCAAGGCGATCGTCGCCATCAAGGGCGAGGGTTATCTTGTCGGGGAGCCGCAGGTCATCCGTATCGAGCGGCCAAAGGCGGGCTGA
- the recJ gene encoding single-stranded-DNA-specific exonuclease RecJ, translated as MDVLADPIQRAFLGVERSVSGQRWVSRLDQAGQNRALAISQVHGYSEMIARVLAGRGVALDDAAAFLDPTLRALMPDPDTLTDCRKAAERLALAIRRREKMVIFGDYDVDGAASCALMVRFLRHFGIEADIYIPDRIFEGYGPNPQAIEQLVDNGANLIVTVDCGSTSLESLAVAAQRGIDVVVIDHHQVGSSLPLCHALVNPNREDDLSGQGHLCAAGVVYLVLVNTLRVLRGQGEARAASFDLLAQLDLVALATVCDVVPLKGLNRAYVVKGLIAARHMGNPGLAALLRKAAIGGPVTPYHLGFLIGPRINAGGRIGDAALGSRLLTLDDAAAAEVIASRLDELNRERQAMEAAMLAEAEAEVLAEYGTGEAASVIVTARENWHPGIVGLIAARIKEKFRRPAFAIAFDPSGRGTGSGRSINGFDMGRLVRAAVETGLLVKGGGHAMAAGLTVERANLGRLRQLFEERAEAVVRDLVSTETLKIDGALGASGATIELVDLLEQAGPYGSGHPQPVFAFPQHRLRDCRQVGSNHVKVTLEGQDGSRIDGIAFRAAETPLGDFLLRGRGATIHVAGSLSADLWQGTRRVQLRVTDAAKAT; from the coding sequence ATGGACGTATTGGCGGATCCGATCCAACGGGCATTTCTCGGCGTCGAGCGCTCGGTCAGCGGGCAGCGCTGGGTGTCGCGTCTGGATCAAGCCGGGCAAAACCGGGCGTTGGCGATCAGCCAGGTCCATGGCTATTCCGAGATGATCGCCCGCGTGCTGGCGGGCCGCGGCGTAGCGCTCGATGATGCCGCCGCCTTTCTCGATCCGACGCTTCGCGCGCTGATGCCTGATCCGGACACGTTGACCGATTGCCGCAAGGCGGCCGAGCGGCTGGCACTGGCGATACGCCGCCGCGAGAAGATGGTAATATTCGGGGACTATGACGTCGACGGCGCCGCCTCTTGCGCGCTGATGGTCCGCTTCCTGCGCCACTTCGGCATTGAGGCCGACATCTATATTCCGGACCGCATCTTCGAAGGTTATGGCCCGAATCCGCAGGCGATCGAGCAACTGGTCGACAACGGCGCCAATCTTATCGTTACCGTCGACTGCGGCTCGACCAGTCTTGAGTCCCTCGCGGTTGCCGCCCAACGCGGCATCGATGTCGTCGTCATCGACCACCATCAGGTGGGCTCTTCCCTTCCGCTGTGCCATGCGCTCGTCAATCCGAACCGCGAGGACGACTTGTCGGGTCAGGGACATCTTTGTGCTGCCGGCGTCGTCTATCTTGTGCTCGTCAACACCTTGCGGGTGCTGCGCGGCCAAGGCGAGGCGCGTGCCGCGTCGTTCGATCTGTTGGCGCAGCTTGATCTTGTCGCATTGGCGACAGTCTGCGACGTGGTGCCGCTCAAGGGGCTCAATCGCGCCTATGTGGTCAAGGGCCTGATCGCCGCGCGTCATATGGGCAATCCGGGCCTCGCGGCGCTTCTCCGTAAGGCTGCGATCGGTGGCCCCGTGACGCCGTATCATCTTGGATTCCTGATCGGCCCGCGTATCAATGCGGGCGGACGAATCGGCGATGCCGCGCTCGGCAGCCGGCTACTGACGCTCGACGATGCGGCGGCCGCAGAAGTGATCGCCAGCCGGCTCGATGAGCTTAACCGCGAGCGTCAGGCCATGGAGGCGGCGATGCTCGCCGAGGCCGAAGCGGAGGTGTTGGCGGAATACGGGACCGGCGAGGCGGCCTCGGTGATCGTCACGGCGCGAGAAAACTGGCACCCGGGGATCGTCGGGCTCATTGCAGCCCGCATCAAGGAAAAATTCCGCCGGCCGGCCTTTGCGATCGCCTTTGATCCGAGCGGGCGAGGAACGGGGTCTGGGCGTTCGATCAATGGCTTCGACATGGGCAGGCTGGTGCGGGCGGCGGTCGAAACCGGTCTTCTCGTCAAGGGCGGCGGCCACGCAATGGCAGCCGGCTTGACGGTCGAACGCGCGAACCTCGGCAGGCTTCGTCAGCTCTTCGAAGAGCGTGCCGAAGCGGTGGTGCGCGATCTTGTGTCCACGGAAACCCTGAAGATCGATGGCGCGCTTGGCGCGTCGGGCGCGACGATCGAGCTGGTCGATCTGCTGGAGCAGGCGGGTCCCTATGGTTCTGGGCATCCGCAGCCGGTCTTCGCCTTTCCGCAGCACCGCCTGCGCGACTGCCGACAGGTCGGTTCCAATCACGTCAAGGTAACGCTCGAGGGCCAGGATGGCAGCCGGATCGACGGTATCGCCTTTCGCGCCGCGGAAACACCTCTCGGCGACTTTCTGCTCCGCGGCCGCGGTGCCACCATCCATGTCGCCGGATCGCTTTCCGCAGACCTCTGGCAAGGCACCCGACGCGTCCAACTGCGGGTGACGGACGCCGCAAAAGCGACCTGA